A portion of the Candidatus Methylacidiphilales bacterium genome contains these proteins:
- a CDS encoding aldo/keto reductase — MDSNDLSSSITCGWIHEPGNSPLISPPMLLRPLGTTGLHVSEIGLGAWQLGSPAWGLGSQEDREAMAVVHQAVEGGCRFFDTAPGYGGGRSESLLGEALKPYRDQVVICTKFGHDAEGGSNFEAMAVEPSLSASLRRLQTDRVEVLLLHNPPFELLTGAGDALFQELERLKTGGLLRAYGVSLDHARELEAMVTHTPCTVAEVLFNVFHQEPQPVFAQAQAQGIGLIAKVPLDSGWLSGKYRRDSSFSGVRDRWSPEIIARRAGLVEQFATLLPPGTSLAHGALQYILAQAEIATVIPGAKNTDQVRSNLDAARNTLPPETIAALRELWERELRPDPLPW; from the coding sequence ATGGACTCGAACGACTTGTCCTCCAGCATCACTTGCGGCTGGATACACGAACCGGGCAATTCACCCCTCATTTCCCCACCCATGCTCCTCCGACCTCTCGGCACCACCGGTCTTCACGTTTCAGAAATCGGCCTCGGCGCCTGGCAGTTGGGCAGTCCCGCCTGGGGGCTCGGCAGCCAGGAGGACCGCGAGGCCATGGCGGTCGTCCACCAAGCCGTGGAGGGAGGTTGCCGCTTCTTCGACACGGCCCCAGGCTACGGCGGCGGACGGAGCGAGTCCCTCCTCGGGGAAGCCCTCAAGCCCTATCGTGATCAAGTCGTGATCTGCACCAAATTCGGGCACGATGCCGAAGGCGGCTCCAACTTTGAGGCGATGGCCGTCGAACCGTCGCTCTCCGCCAGCCTCCGCCGGCTCCAAACCGACCGGGTCGAGGTCCTGCTCTTGCACAACCCTCCCTTCGAACTCCTGACGGGCGCGGGCGACGCGCTCTTCCAAGAACTCGAACGGCTCAAAACCGGGGGCCTGCTGCGCGCCTACGGGGTGTCGCTCGACCACGCGCGCGAGTTGGAGGCCATGGTCACCCACACCCCTTGCACCGTGGCTGAAGTGCTCTTCAACGTCTTCCACCAGGAACCGCAACCCGTCTTCGCACAGGCGCAGGCGCAGGGCATCGGCCTCATCGCCAAGGTCCCGCTGGATTCCGGTTGGTTGTCGGGAAAGTACCGACGCGACAGTTCCTTCAGCGGGGTGCGCGACCGTTGGAGCCCGGAAATCATCGCCCGCCGGGCCGGGCTGGTGGAACAGTTCGCCACCCTTCTCCCACCGGGCACTTCCCTCGCCCATGGCGCCCTGCAATACATCCTGGCCCAAGCGGAAATCGCCACCGTCATCCCCGGGGCGAAAAACACCGACCAAGTCCGGAGCAACCTGGATGCGGCCCGGAACACCCTGCCCCCGGAAACCATCGCCGCCCTCCGCGAACTCTGGGAACGCGAACTTCGCCCCGATCCACTCCCTTGGTAA
- a CDS encoding sodium/solute symporter (Members of the Solute:Sodium Symporter (SSS), TC 2.A.21 as described in tcdb.org, catalyze solute:Na+ symport. Known solutes for members of the family include sugars, amino acids, nucleosides, inositols, vitamins, urea or anions, depending on the system.) → MIFRKSMKCVVSLLFAWVAWTASGLATSTPGHDLLKLSKSQIPSASIDWNGSSVGLSGGEVVVVGGWDALQQRARGEAWLAPVEGKGGGWRQVGVSDATAFAAVAQEDAGFICAGGLKDRVPLSTVRRYTVKNGQLTEEKLPDLPVPLAGAGAAVLKGTLYVVGGVTGSSDAVQAETGFYGLDLKKPESGWKTLAPLPGVGKVRPAVVSQYGVVQVFGGYVAGPGGWVASPEVSIFRPVPLEGTMKSGWSQGQPMPVALAGGSAVPVGQAQTLLAGGAEGTVVGWMRADVPAAGPIRLYHQVTDIWAETAVSVERSSARLLARSSGDFLMLGGLSDGSAAEITPIRSVRNLNWLDYLFIVAYFVFIAWIGFYFSARQESSAEFSLGNRKVKWWAAGISMFATGASAISFMAIPALAFATNLIWLFPLVAFIPAYFIQAHLIMPLLRGLEITSTYEYLERRFNKTLRVIACLQCILLQTFGRSSVVLVLPSLAISATTGIDVYLSVLIMGVVTTVYTAIGGFEAVIWTEVFQGLLKFFAPLLMIGICLYNLPGGFGEFLRVGTEHEKFVFALPTLDMAVPGVFLLIFSTFLTATLGAAGDQPIIQRVFSSPLKEVRRVIAMSTACGILIGIIVNFMGLAIFAYFRAHPEQFDAQAQNDQIVPMFVTQALPHGVAGIVIAAIFASAMATVASAMNSVATIYTEDIHPFFKPNADDKNRLLTMKITSYAVGFLGTVIALLLASMNLKSIMVVWSQIVALMGGGVVGVYSLGMFTKRANGFGAVTGVIASVVVTFLVKGFTPLHWATYLPIAIITCVGVGYAASFLSSRQKADLTGLTVFTPAVKAPAA, encoded by the coding sequence ATGATCTTCCGCAAATCCATGAAGTGTGTCGTTTCTTTGCTCTTTGCCTGGGTGGCATGGACCGCCAGCGGTTTGGCCACATCCACCCCGGGCCATGACCTTTTGAAGCTCAGTAAGTCGCAGATTCCGAGTGCAAGTATCGACTGGAATGGCAGTTCGGTGGGTTTATCCGGCGGGGAAGTGGTGGTTGTGGGAGGCTGGGATGCATTGCAGCAGCGCGCCCGCGGGGAAGCTTGGCTGGCCCCTGTGGAAGGAAAGGGCGGGGGATGGAGGCAGGTGGGGGTCTCCGATGCAACCGCTTTTGCTGCGGTGGCCCAAGAAGATGCCGGATTTATTTGCGCCGGTGGATTGAAGGATCGCGTGCCGCTCTCCACGGTCCGGCGCTACACAGTCAAAAACGGACAACTGACGGAGGAAAAGTTGCCCGACCTGCCAGTTCCCCTGGCTGGAGCTGGCGCGGCCGTTCTCAAGGGAACGCTTTATGTGGTGGGTGGCGTGACGGGCTCCAGCGACGCCGTCCAAGCCGAGACGGGCTTTTATGGCTTGGATCTGAAAAAGCCCGAGTCCGGGTGGAAAACGCTGGCCCCCCTTCCCGGAGTGGGAAAAGTCCGTCCTGCGGTGGTTTCTCAGTACGGAGTGGTGCAGGTTTTCGGCGGCTATGTGGCCGGACCGGGCGGCTGGGTGGCCAGCCCTGAAGTGAGCATTTTCCGTCCCGTGCCCCTGGAAGGCACCATGAAAAGTGGATGGTCACAGGGCCAGCCCATGCCCGTGGCCCTGGCCGGTGGCAGTGCGGTTCCTGTCGGCCAGGCACAGACGCTTCTTGCCGGCGGGGCGGAGGGGACGGTGGTGGGTTGGATGCGAGCCGATGTGCCCGCCGCGGGTCCGATCCGGTTGTACCACCAAGTGACGGATATCTGGGCGGAGACGGCGGTGAGTGTCGAACGTTCCTCGGCCAGGCTATTGGCGCGTTCGAGTGGTGATTTTCTGATGTTGGGGGGATTGTCCGACGGCTCGGCGGCCGAAATCACCCCCATCCGCAGCGTGCGCAACCTCAACTGGCTGGATTACCTCTTCATCGTGGCCTATTTCGTTTTCATCGCCTGGATAGGCTTTTACTTTTCTGCCCGGCAGGAGAGCAGTGCCGAATTTTCGCTGGGCAACCGCAAGGTCAAGTGGTGGGCGGCCGGCATCAGCATGTTCGCCACCGGGGCCAGTGCCATCAGTTTCATGGCCATTCCCGCCCTCGCCTTTGCCACCAATCTCATCTGGCTTTTCCCGCTGGTGGCTTTTATCCCGGCCTATTTCATCCAGGCCCACCTGATCATGCCCTTGTTGCGCGGATTGGAGATCACGTCGACCTACGAATACCTTGAGCGCCGATTCAACAAGACGCTGCGTGTGATTGCCTGCCTGCAGTGCATCCTGCTCCAGACTTTTGGTCGTTCCAGCGTGGTGTTGGTGCTGCCGTCCCTGGCCATATCCGCAACCACGGGCATTGATGTCTACCTCAGCGTGCTGATCATGGGTGTGGTGACCACGGTCTACACTGCCATCGGGGGGTTTGAGGCGGTGATCTGGACCGAAGTGTTCCAGGGGCTCTTGAAGTTTTTCGCCCCCCTGCTGATGATCGGCATCTGTCTCTACAACCTTCCGGGTGGATTCGGGGAATTCCTGCGTGTCGGCACGGAACATGAGAAATTCGTCTTTGCCCTTCCGACCCTGGACATGGCGGTCCCGGGGGTATTCCTTCTGATATTCAGCACCTTCCTCACGGCCACACTGGGTGCGGCCGGGGACCAGCCCATCATCCAGCGGGTGTTTTCCTCGCCGCTCAAGGAAGTCCGCCGGGTCATTGCCATGAGCACGGCCTGCGGGATTCTCATCGGGATCATTGTCAATTTCATGGGTCTGGCCATTTTCGCCTACTTCCGCGCCCACCCGGAGCAGTTTGATGCCCAGGCCCAGAACGACCAGATCGTGCCCATGTTCGTCACCCAGGCCCTGCCCCATGGGGTCGCCGGGATTGTCATCGCCGCCATTTTTGCCTCGGCCATGGCAACCGTGGCCAGCGCGATGAACAGCGTGGCCACCATTTACACCGAGGACATCCACCCCTTTTTCAAGCCCAATGCCGATGACAAGAACCGTTTGCTCACCATGAAGATCACATCCTATGCGGTGGGCTTTTTGGGGACGGTCATCGCACTGCTCCTGGCCTCGATGAATCTCAAATCCATCATGGTGGTGTGGAGCCAGATTGTGGCGCTGATGGGTGGCGGCGTGGTCGGCGTCTACTCGTTGGGCATGTTCACCAAGCGGGCCAACGGCTTCGGCGCGGTCACCGGTGTCATCGCCAGTGTGGTGGTGACCTTCCTGGTCAAGGGATTCACCCCGCTCCACTGGGCCACCTATCTGCCCATTGCCATCATCACCTGTGTGGGGGTGGGCTATGCGGCCAGCTTCCTCAGCAGCAGGCAGAAGGCCGACCTGACGGGCCTGACGGTTTTCACGCCGGCCGTCAAGGCCCCTGCGGCTTAG
- a CDS encoding zinc-binding alcohol dehydrogenase family protein, whose product MKAVVIHGPGDITLVERPAPVPGPGEVQVRIARAGYCGSDLTTFRGLNPMVTYPRTPGHELSGTVSTVGEGVPAEWAPGTEVLILPYTSCGKCSACRQGRANSCRHNQTLGVQREGGMCGFLCVPWQKLMKAPGLDFAEMALVEPLTVGFHAAARGRVAVGETVVVLGCGAIGLGAIAGAAERGARVVAVDLDDDKIALARRAGAQVGIHSGRENLHERLLALTEGEGPEVIIEAVGQPATFRLAVEEVCFAGRVVYIGYAKAPVEYETKYFVQKELDILGSRNATPEDFQRVIGMLQAKRFPVAGAITRSVSLAEAPEAMRAWSADPLTVTKIQVVIGE is encoded by the coding sequence ATGAAGGCCGTCGTCATCCATGGGCCGGGCGACATCACCCTGGTGGAGCGCCCCGCGCCCGTGCCCGGTCCGGGCGAAGTCCAAGTGCGGATCGCTCGGGCGGGGTATTGCGGGAGCGACCTGACGACCTTCCGCGGGCTCAACCCCATGGTGACCTATCCGCGCACGCCCGGGCATGAATTGTCGGGCACGGTGTCGACGGTGGGGGAGGGTGTCCCTGCGGAGTGGGCCCCGGGGACCGAGGTGTTGATCCTGCCCTACACCAGTTGCGGGAAGTGTTCGGCCTGCCGCCAGGGACGGGCCAACAGTTGCCGCCACAACCAGACCCTCGGGGTGCAGCGGGAGGGGGGGATGTGTGGATTCCTCTGCGTGCCGTGGCAGAAGTTGATGAAGGCGCCGGGCTTGGATTTTGCCGAGATGGCGTTGGTCGAACCGCTGACCGTGGGTTTCCATGCGGCGGCCCGCGGGCGGGTGGCCGTAGGCGAGACCGTGGTTGTTCTGGGTTGTGGGGCCATCGGTTTGGGGGCCATCGCGGGGGCGGCCGAGCGGGGGGCGAGGGTGGTGGCGGTGGATTTGGACGATGACAAAATCGCCCTGGCCCGGCGGGCAGGGGCGCAGGTGGGGATTCATTCAGGCAGGGAAAACCTGCACGAGCGCCTGTTAGCACTTACGGAGGGTGAGGGTCCGGAAGTCATCATCGAGGCGGTGGGCCAGCCGGCGACCTTCCGCCTGGCGGTGGAAGAAGTGTGCTTTGCCGGGCGGGTGGTGTACATCGGCTACGCCAAAGCGCCGGTCGAGTATGAAACGAAATATTTCGTCCAAAAGGAACTGGATATCCTGGGTTCGCGCAATGCCACCCCGGAGGATTTCCAGCGGGTGATCGGCATGCTGCAGGCGAAACGCTTTCCCGTTGCCGGGGCCATCACCCGTTCCGTTTCCCTGGCGGAGGCTCCGGAAGCGATGAGGGCCTGGTCGGCGGATCCTCTGACCGTCACCAAGATCCAAGTGGTGATCGGAGAATGA
- a CDS encoding amidohydrolase family protein — translation MNAGGGMTIDAHQHFWRYSADEYGWIDDAMAHIRRDFLPEDLETEMRGAGVDGVVSVQARTSVEETTWLLEQAVRHPWICGVVGWLPLAEATLQKELDRFAGHPKLKAVREVMQGRPPGALLEPAFSSGVARLREYGLAYDILIFARQLEEAAAFVDRHPGQVFVLDHIAKPDIRGGGMDAWARGLRDLARRPDVYCKVSGLVTEAEWKSWTPDSLRPYWEVVLEAFGPSRLMFGSDWPVCLVACGYGRWKETVCEWIGKFSADEQNRVLGGTAVEAYRLEKQP, via the coding sequence GTGAATGCGGGAGGAGGCATGACCATCGATGCCCACCAGCATTTCTGGCGTTATTCCGCGGATGAATACGGCTGGATCGATGACGCCATGGCGCACATCCGGAGGGATTTTCTGCCGGAAGACCTGGAAACGGAGATGCGCGGAGCGGGAGTGGACGGTGTGGTGTCCGTGCAGGCACGCACCTCGGTGGAGGAAACCACCTGGTTGCTGGAGCAGGCGGTGCGACATCCCTGGATCTGCGGGGTGGTGGGCTGGTTGCCCCTGGCCGAGGCCACTCTGCAGAAGGAATTGGACCGGTTTGCCGGCCACCCCAAACTCAAAGCCGTGCGCGAAGTGATGCAGGGGCGCCCGCCCGGAGCGCTGCTGGAACCGGCCTTCAGCAGTGGAGTCGCGCGGTTGCGGGAATACGGTCTGGCCTACGATATCCTGATTTTTGCCCGCCAGTTGGAGGAAGCGGCAGCCTTTGTCGACCGGCATCCGGGGCAGGTGTTTGTGCTCGATCACATCGCCAAGCCGGATATCCGAGGGGGTGGCATGGATGCGTGGGCCCGGGGGTTGCGCGATCTGGCCCGGCGTCCGGATGTGTACTGCAAAGTTTCCGGCCTGGTAACCGAGGCGGAATGGAAGTCCTGGACACCAGATTCATTGCGGCCCTATTGGGAGGTGGTGTTGGAGGCGTTCGGTCCGTCGCGCCTGATGTTCGGTAGCGATTGGCCGGTATGCCTGGTGGCCTGCGGATACGGACGCTGGAAGGAGACGGTGTGCGAATGGATAGGGAAGTTTTCCGCCGACGAACAGAACCGAGTTCTGGGAGGCACGGCGGTGGAAGCCTACCGGTTGGAGAAACAACCATGA
- a CDS encoding RbsD/FucU domain-containing protein, with translation MLKQGILNPALNHLLARVRHTNTLVIADRGFPSWPGLETVDISLVDGIPTVADVLRALKAQAVFGRAWMAEEFLAVNGPDALASVKAVLGDTPLVLEGHVALKQRVPGAIGLIRTADTLHFSNLILESA, from the coding sequence ATGTTGAAGCAAGGCATCCTCAACCCCGCGCTCAACCACCTGTTGGCACGGGTGCGGCACACCAATACGCTGGTCATTGCCGACCGGGGATTCCCCTCTTGGCCCGGTCTTGAAACGGTGGACATTTCCCTGGTGGACGGCATCCCGACCGTGGCCGATGTCCTGCGGGCTTTGAAGGCCCAGGCGGTCTTTGGCAGGGCCTGGATGGCGGAGGAATTCCTGGCCGTGAATGGCCCGGATGCGCTGGCGTCGGTGAAGGCCGTCCTCGGTGACACCCCGCTGGTATTGGAAGGGCATGTGGCCCTGAAGCAACGCGTGCCGGGCGCCATCGGGCTGATCCGCACGGCGGACACCCTGCACTTCAGCAACCTCATACTGGAGTCGGCGTGA
- a CDS encoding aldo/keto reductase: MKTRKLGKTGLEVSVLAYGGSSLGSVFHEIDEPEGIRSVHVALDHGINLIDTAPFYGLTRAETVLGKALRGIARDRYLLATKVARYGYKERDFDFSAERVTRSVDESLQRLGVEHIDFIQVHDMEFGSMEQIIAETIPALKKVQATGKVRYVGISSLPLRLQRQVLEQTEVDQIQSYCHCCLNDTALLEMLPFFQEKGVAIFNSAPLAMRLLSDEGPPDWHPAPPELRAKCAEAAAYCRSRGTSISKLALQFSVSHESIPTHIVGTASPARILQNIREIEEPLDRELLEAVLKILQPVHNVTWPSGRAENQ, translated from the coding sequence ATGAAAACCCGAAAGCTGGGCAAGACAGGGTTGGAGGTGTCCGTGCTGGCCTATGGCGGGTCATCGCTCGGTTCGGTGTTCCATGAGATCGACGAACCCGAGGGCATCCGTTCGGTGCATGTGGCCCTTGACCACGGGATCAACCTGATCGACACCGCCCCGTTTTACGGTCTGACCCGGGCCGAGACCGTCCTGGGCAAAGCCCTGCGCGGGATCGCCCGTGACCGGTATCTCCTCGCCACGAAGGTGGCGCGCTATGGCTACAAAGAAAGAGACTTCGACTTTTCCGCCGAGCGGGTCACGCGCAGCGTCGATGAGAGCCTGCAGCGGCTGGGGGTGGAGCACATCGATTTCATCCAGGTGCATGACATGGAATTCGGGTCGATGGAACAAATCATCGCGGAAACGATCCCGGCCCTGAAGAAAGTCCAGGCCACGGGCAAGGTGCGTTATGTGGGGATTTCGTCGCTCCCTTTGCGCCTGCAGCGCCAGGTGCTCGAGCAGACCGAAGTCGACCAGATCCAGTCCTACTGCCACTGTTGCTTGAATGACACCGCATTGTTGGAGATGCTGCCCTTTTTCCAGGAAAAAGGCGTGGCCATATTCAATTCGGCGCCTTTGGCCATGCGGTTGTTGAGCGACGAGGGGCCGCCCGACTGGCATCCGGCGCCGCCGGAGTTGCGGGCCAAGTGCGCCGAGGCGGCGGCCTATTGCCGGTCGCGGGGCACGAGCATCAGCAAGCTGGCCCTGCAGTTTTCTGTCAGCCATGAAAGCATCCCGACCCACATCGTGGGGACGGCCAGCCCGGCGCGCATCCTTCAGAACATCCGCGAAATCGAGGAGCCGTTGGACCGGGAGCTGCTCGAGGCGGTGTTGAAGATCCTGCAACCGGTCCACAACGTCACCTGGCCCTCCGGCCGGGCGGAGAACCAGTGA
- a CDS encoding tagaturonate epimerase family protein, with product MMISRFSLGMGDRFAHEGRSQLSAVVQARRRGIEVCPVWNKSNREHTLIKTHPDDVRREADTAVRELGWDGPYHVDADHIGLKTVDRFLAGSDFFTLDVADFVGKPAEPGQMEALKSFLKPWGPRVRVPGIDRPVELGGAALDSACAQFLGAMGEAGRIYRHIAAAKGEGRFITEVSVDETDTPQNPGELLLILAMLAVEGVPVQTIAPKFTGRFNKGVDYVGDLVQFEQEFDQDLHVLAFAIREFNLPTSLKLSVHSGSDKFSLYPIINRLVKQHGCGLHVKTAGTTWLEEVIGLAEAGGDGLDMAKEIYRGALGRFSELTGPYASVIDIDPARLPDTNTVAAWDSASFVAALRHDPGYPGYNPHFRQLIHVAFKVAAEMGPRYLEGLVRHRAVIERNVTHNLLERHLSPIFGGLT from the coding sequence ATGATGATATCACGATTCAGTTTGGGCATGGGCGACCGTTTCGCCCACGAAGGACGGTCCCAGTTGTCCGCCGTGGTCCAGGCCCGCCGGCGGGGCATCGAGGTTTGTCCCGTCTGGAACAAATCCAACCGGGAGCACACCCTGATCAAGACCCATCCGGACGATGTCCGGCGCGAGGCCGACACGGCGGTGCGGGAGCTGGGTTGGGACGGGCCCTACCATGTGGATGCCGACCACATCGGACTGAAGACGGTGGACCGCTTCCTGGCCGGGAGTGATTTCTTCACCCTGGATGTGGCCGATTTTGTCGGCAAACCCGCGGAGCCCGGACAGATGGAGGCGCTGAAGTCTTTCCTCAAGCCCTGGGGACCCCGGGTCCGGGTGCCGGGCATCGACCGGCCGGTGGAACTGGGTGGCGCCGCCTTGGATTCGGCCTGTGCCCAATTCCTGGGAGCGATGGGCGAGGCCGGCCGGATCTACCGCCACATCGCGGCCGCCAAGGGAGAGGGGAGGTTCATCACCGAGGTCTCGGTGGATGAAACCGACACGCCGCAGAACCCGGGCGAGCTGCTGCTCATCCTGGCCATGCTGGCGGTGGAGGGGGTTCCGGTGCAGACCATCGCGCCAAAATTCACCGGGCGGTTCAACAAGGGGGTCGATTACGTCGGCGACCTGGTCCAGTTTGAACAGGAATTCGATCAAGACCTGCATGTCCTGGCCTTTGCCATCCGTGAGTTCAATCTGCCGACTTCGTTGAAACTCAGTGTCCATTCAGGAAGTGATAAGTTCTCCCTCTATCCGATCATCAACCGGCTGGTGAAACAGCACGGTTGCGGCTTGCATGTGAAGACGGCGGGCACGACCTGGTTGGAGGAGGTCATCGGCCTGGCTGAGGCGGGAGGCGATGGCTTGGACATGGCCAAGGAAATCTACCGGGGTGCGCTCGGGCGTTTCTCCGAACTGACCGGGCCCTACGCCAGCGTGATCGACATTGATCCGGCGCGACTGCCGGACACGAATACCGTGGCGGCATGGGACAGTGCCTCCTTTGTCGCCGCCCTGCGGCACGATCCGGGATATCCGGGATATAACCCCCATTTCCGCCAGTTGATCCATGTGGCCTTCAAGGTGGCGGCCGAGATGGGACCACGTTATCTCGAGGGCCTGGTCAGACACCGGGCGGTGATCGAACGCAATGTGACCCATAACCTGCTGGAGCGACACTTGTCGCCGATTTTCGGCGGTCTGACATGA
- a CDS encoding AraC family transcriptional regulator — translation MDLKQPDVAVDPARSRYATFDPRDQPARGGPRLALAGYEATLPHYVVERATFPCLGIECVVQGRGNLLLKGKAHSLRPGTVFTYGPGVAHRIESDPRRPLRKYFIDVRGRPPLAPGLCFSTTRLPLVAALLKQLILDQNERKSTPAQTHHTLGLVLDWLQPSRSEPAENASAALLSYRRARAYLEHHHHRPGGITDLAREIHLDSAYLTRLFQRYGDESPYQYLTRLRLDRAGQLLLRHPLQVQQVAQACGFTDPYHFSTCFKRHYGVSPRAFRTQGR, via the coding sequence ATGGACTTGAAACAGCCCGATGTGGCCGTCGATCCCGCCCGATCTCGCTACGCCACCTTCGATCCGCGCGACCAACCCGCCCGTGGCGGACCCCGCCTGGCCCTGGCCGGGTACGAAGCCACCCTGCCCCACTACGTCGTCGAGCGTGCCACCTTCCCCTGCCTGGGCATCGAATGTGTGGTCCAGGGCCGCGGAAATCTGCTGCTCAAGGGAAAAGCCCACTCCCTCCGCCCGGGCACTGTCTTCACCTATGGTCCCGGAGTGGCCCACCGCATCGAAAGCGACCCCCGCCGCCCCCTGCGCAAGTATTTCATCGATGTGCGGGGCAGGCCTCCGCTGGCCCCCGGTTTGTGCTTCTCCACCACCCGGCTTCCTTTGGTGGCGGCGTTGCTCAAGCAACTCATCCTCGACCAAAACGAAAGGAAATCCACCCCCGCACAAACCCACCACACCCTCGGGCTGGTTCTGGATTGGCTGCAGCCCTCGCGATCGGAACCGGCGGAGAACGCCAGCGCCGCCTTGCTCTCCTACCGGCGCGCCCGGGCCTATCTGGAACACCACCACCATCGCCCCGGCGGGATCACCGACCTTGCGCGCGAAATCCACCTCGACAGCGCCTACCTGACCCGCCTCTTCCAACGCTATGGAGATGAATCCCCCTATCAATACCTCACCCGTTTAAGGCTCGACCGGGCCGGCCAGTTGCTCCTGCGCCATCCGCTCCAGGTCCAACAGGTCGCGCAGGCCTGCGGCTTCACCGACCCCTACCACTTCTCCACCTGTTTCAAACGCCACTACGGCGTCTCCCCGCGCGCCTTCCGCACGCAGGGACGCTGA
- a CDS encoding hydroxyacid dehydrogenase — translation MSARPIAVIVGNHGETEHVFPPTVRARLAEFAELRAVDLDAAAFSQNLELLASTELLLGTWGMPVLDAEFLARLPRLRGVFYGAGSVKGFIHNVFWDQPRVLSSASAANAVPVAEFTVAAIVLSLKKVWQHLADTRTHQRWQRWNVIPGNYRTTVGLVSLGLIGRLVAERLQVFDHRVLIHDPFAPESAIRALGAEPATLAGIFAESDVVSLHTPWLPETVGMVHAGLLDTMKPHATLLNTARGALINEDDLFTVLKRRPDLTAFVDVTHPEPPVAHSPFYTLPNVFLTPHIAGSLNAECGRMGELAVEEAHRFISGQPLQHEITREQLARMA, via the coding sequence ATGTCTGCCCGCCCCATCGCCGTCATTGTCGGAAACCACGGCGAAACCGAACACGTTTTCCCACCCACTGTCCGCGCCCGTTTGGCGGAGTTCGCCGAATTGCGTGCCGTGGATCTCGATGCCGCCGCCTTCTCCCAGAACCTGGAATTGCTGGCATCGACCGAATTGCTCTTGGGCACGTGGGGAATGCCGGTCCTTGATGCGGAATTCCTGGCCCGCCTGCCCCGCCTTCGCGGCGTTTTTTATGGAGCCGGCTCGGTCAAAGGATTCATCCACAATGTTTTCTGGGACCAACCCCGGGTCCTTTCGTCCGCTTCCGCAGCCAATGCCGTCCCGGTGGCTGAATTCACCGTGGCCGCCATCGTTCTTAGTTTGAAGAAAGTCTGGCAACACCTGGCCGACACCCGGACCCACCAGCGTTGGCAGCGATGGAACGTGATTCCGGGAAATTACCGCACCACCGTGGGGCTGGTTTCCCTGGGCTTGATCGGACGCCTGGTTGCCGAGCGTCTCCAGGTCTTCGATCACCGAGTCCTGATCCACGATCCCTTCGCACCGGAATCCGCCATCCGTGCACTCGGTGCCGAACCCGCCACGTTAGCGGGGATTTTCGCCGAGTCGGACGTGGTCAGCCTGCACACCCCCTGGCTACCCGAAACGGTGGGCATGGTCCACGCCGGGTTGTTGGATACCATGAAGCCCCACGCCACCCTGCTGAACACTGCGCGCGGCGCCCTCATCAACGAAGACGATCTCTTCACCGTACTCAAACGACGTCCGGACTTGACCGCATTTGTGGATGTCACCCATCCCGAACCTCCCGTGGCGCATTCGCCCTTCTACACGTTACCCAACGTCTTCCTCACGCCACACATCGCCGGATCCCTCAATGCTGAATGTGGGCGCATGGGCGAACTGGCCGTGGAGGAAGCCCACCGGTTTATTTCTGGGCAGCCGTTGCAACACGAGATCACCCGCGAACAACTTGCCCGCATGGCCTGA
- a CDS encoding type II toxin-antitoxin system VapC family toxin, protein MNYLIDTNVLCESTRPQPDIKVERWLRGLPTTCQFISVISVAEIRKGVLMLSGGKKRRALEAWLDEQLLPAFEGRILPLGEEEMLHWARMQAEAGLKGNPLPVVDSLIAATAKCHALVLATRNTADFRHCQIKIHNPWVD, encoded by the coding sequence ATGAACTACCTGATCGACACCAATGTCCTCTGCGAAAGCACCCGGCCCCAACCGGACATCAAAGTGGAACGGTGGCTTCGGGGATTGCCGACAACCTGCCAATTCATCAGCGTGATCTCGGTTGCCGAGATCCGCAAGGGGGTGCTCATGCTGTCCGGGGGAAAGAAACGGCGGGCGTTGGAAGCTTGGTTGGATGAACAACTTCTCCCGGCCTTCGAGGGCCGTATACTGCCACTGGGAGAAGAAGAGATGCTCCACTGGGCCAGGATGCAAGCCGAGGCAGGCTTGAAAGGAAATCCACTTCCTGTTGTCGACAGCCTCATTGCCGCCACGGCCAAATGCCACGCTCTCGTTCTGGCCACCCGGAACACAGCGGATTTCCGGCATTGCCAGATCAAGATCCACAATCCATGGGTCGATTGA